One Vicia villosa cultivar HV-30 ecotype Madison, WI linkage group LG5, Vvil1.0, whole genome shotgun sequence genomic window, GACCCACGCATGTTTCAACCAATAGGaaagtgagtgtttgagagaATGTTAAAAAGAGTGTTTTCAAgctgagaagatgagaagattaGAAGAATCTAATGGCCATAACTCTGTTGAAGAAAGTTTTTTCTTTGGCATGGAGGGTATAGGGTGCAatggagaagatgagaagaatctAATGGCCATAACTATTGGTACACCAAGGACCACCTTGTTAGAATTCACTGACATCACTATACTTATTAATTCtctagtttcttttctttttttatatgagaaaaaTGTACTAAAATTAAAAGCAATAAAAACCATCTATAGCAAATATGAACAGGCTGACTTCTTCATAAtcataaagttttgaaaaataaaatggcACAAACTATGATATTGAGAAATCTCATTGACCTTGATGCATTCCTTCCCGGTCTTTTCATCCTCAACAACAACAGCGTCCATTAATTTACCCATAGCAACAGTAACGGCTAAGTTATACTTCTTCTGAGTTGGCCTACAAAGATTAGTCATGCGACCATGGACTCCTTGAAACAAGCGTTTCAGAGTCGCCACAGCCCGAGACAATTTAgcatctttctcattttcatgTCTATCAGCCTTCAATTCACATAGATCATTTTCTACTTCGTCAATTCTTATCTTCAAGTAATCATGTTTTCTCCTGCAGATCCAAAGTAGCAAAACATTTCACAAATATCCACAACAAAGCCTGTAATGCAGTAGGATACcttaaaatgaaaaagaataacaAGTTGATTTACTTGGATTCATTATGTTTTTCTTTCATCTCACGCAGTTTTGTATTCAAATTTTCAACAGCATCCTTATTCTTTGCAGAACTATCAAGAATTTTTTTAAGCCTTTCTCGCATTATTTTTTCCTGCGAATCCAGCTCAGACTCCCGAGTTTTTAGTTGTTTAAGATTCTCTTCCAAATTCTTTTGAGCTTCAGTGTCAGCATGTTGCTGCCTATCTAACAGTTCCTTTTCCTCTTTAAGCTTAGCGGTTTTCATCCCACCTTCATCTTTTCTGTAATAACAGTATTATCACCACAAGTTccataaaagaaaagaaataaaaattaaaaaaaaaacaaatcaatagTTGAATTGAATGCTAACTGCCAAGTACTGGTAACACATGGCCAACAGCTAATGACAAGAAATGAATAAAAGAAATACCACATGCAGGCAAGAACATCTACAAATCTCTTCTGATAGCTAAAATATAACAAATCAACACGCATTCCAACTTCTGGCCAATGATATTTGTTTTCTTTCTCCGTTTAATTTTAACACTAACCAACAAATGAGCAATTTGAACTCATAAGGAGAAaaaaactttcttcaacaaaGAGATAAACAATAAACatgatacatatatatatatatatatatatatatatatatatatatatatatatatatatatatatatatatattgataagcGATGGATTATATTAGAAAAAGAGTACAAAGTGTACTCAGCCATTTACATTAGAAGCATATTCAGCCAAATACAACAGAAGCAAAGTTAAACAAAGTCCAAAGGACTTTTAAACCAAGAATAGAAATCTCTACATCTTTTAGAGTTAGAGCCTAAAGAATGCCAAAACCATGTACTCTCAACAATTTTATCAACGACACCTTCCACTCCGAAACCACCGTTGTTGAAAACTATATTATTACGAGTAGTCCAAATTGTCCAGCAAGCTCCCAACCAAAATAACAAAGCCCTTCTCTTGTTTGTTTTGCCTTTCATGGCTTCTACAAAGCACAAAAAATGCAGCAGAACAGTATTTTCGACGAAAACCGGAACACCCAACCATGACAGCACTTTCTCCCAAACCAATTTGGCAAAGTGGCAGCTGACAAGCAAGTGTTCTAGCGATTCAACAGAGTTAATACAGAAAACACACAAACCTCCGAAACCACAATGAGAGACACCTCTATGCATCAGCTGCTCATACGTTGCCAACCTATTCTTAATACATCTCCAGCCAAAGACTTGAATTTTCGAATGAACCCGCGTTTGCCATAGAAAGTTATAGGCCTTCAGCATATCATCATTGGGTATCACCCCTGCCCGCGTCTTCTCGAAGGCCTTATACCCCTCGCTAACCACATACTTCCCTTCACTATTTAAAAACCATCTGAACATGTCATCGCTATCCTCGCGAACCAGCCACACCTGTGCCAGGATGGTAGACAATTCAAGCAATTCCTCTTGGGCCTGACTATTTAAACCATCAACCTCCAGTTGGAGGCTCCACAGCCACTGCTCACCCGTGAAGCTACCCATCTCGACTACCGTTGCATTCTGATGTGGAGAAGCATTGAATAGGTTAGGAAAAACATTCTGGAAAATATCTCTGCCGCACCACTTACTTTTCCAGAACAGCACCCTCCTTCCCGTTCCCACCCTACACGAAATGCCCTTCAGAAACCAATCATCTGTTGCCTCCGTCTGACGACTCAAACTCCTAATATCCCTCCACCATAACGAATTCTTTCCACTTCTTGAATACTCCTTCCCATTAAAAACAGCTTGCTCTAAAGGGCCATATCTGTGCACTAACAACGGTCTCCAAGCAGCCTTTTTGTCGACTAAAAAACGCCACCTCCATTTATTCATCAATGAATCATTGAACATTTCTATATTTCTAACCCCCAAGCCTCCAGCATTTTTATCTTTGCAAACGTCCTCCCAACTTACCCACGCTATGCATCTCTTATCTACTCCCCCTCCCCACAAGAAATCTCGCTGAAGCTTGATCATCTCCTCCATCACCACCTTTGGGGTTTTATAGAAAGATAAGTAGTAAACTGGAATAGCGTTAAGGACCGAGTTAATCAACATGATTTTACCACCCATCGACAAAAAACGACTTTTCCAAGATGCCAATCTATTTCTCATATTTTCGATCACCGAGTTCCACATGAAACGCTGCCTGTGATTACCTCCTAACAGAATACCCAGGAACTTTGAAGGAAAACTACCTCGGCTGCAACACAGGAAGTCTGATGCTGCTTGCATAAAAAGATTTTCCACATTAACTCCCAAGATACTGCTCTTAGCTAAATTGACTGGTAAACCTGAAACAAGCTCAAAGCCCCTCAATATAGCTTTTATACTCCATAAGTTACTCCAGCTTCCCTCCCCTATTAAACAGTGTCGTCTGCGAACTGCAACAGCTCGAAGAATAAGTTATTGCTCACTTTAAATCCTGAAAAGACGCCTTGTGCCTTCGCCTTATCCACCATCCTTGCTAAACCTTCTGTGACGAGCGTAAACAGGAAAGGGGAGAGAGGATCTCCCTGTTTCAAACCTTTTTCTACCTCAAAATCCTTGGTCGGAGAACCATTCACCAAAACCGACATCGAACTACTGCAAACACAAGCCCTAATCCATCGCAACCACCTATCACCAAAACCGCATCTCCTAAGCATATACTGCAGAAAAGACCAATTGAAGTTATCATATGTCTTTTCGAAATCCACCTTCATCACGAGACAGCTTCTCTTAGACCTTTTAGCCAAATCCACTATTTCGTTAAGAACCACCAAACCGTCTTGGATGTGTCTGCCAGGAATGAATGCTGTTTGGGTATTTGATACCAATTTATCAATTACCTTCTTCATTCTATTAGCCAAAATCTTTGCAAAGATCTTATACAAGCACCCAACAAGGCTAATTGGACGAAATTCCGTCAGGTTTTGAGGATTAGTGACCTTAGGAATAAGGACCAGAAACTACGCCGTAACCGTCTTTGGAAGATTAGCATACGTGTGAAAATTGCTGATGAAATTGAAGATATCCACCTCAAACACATCCCAGAACTTTATGAAATTGAAATTGTAACCATCTGGACCAGGACATTTGTCACCATCACAACTCCACACGGCCTCTTTCACCTCTTCTAAACTGAACTAAACTTCCAACTCGTCCGCATCTCTAGTTGACAACCGACTGAAATTGATTCCATCAAGAACTGGTCTTCTCAATGCTGATTCTTTGAACTTGGCTTCGAAAAAACGTGTAACTTCGAATAAACATGATATATAAAATAGCTTACCCAACATATCCCTAAGAGTCTTAACGCATGACTTATCTATCAAAGCATAATCAAATAACATACTCCCACCAATCTTGATTATAATTTATAACACCGTTCAATTAATATGGATCTTATTTTTAAATAACCATTTTATTCTCATGGAAACAAATTCCCATGAAGTGcaaaatacaattatttttttaattaacttaagaAAATTAATTGCAATAAACTGAAATTCTTAAATAGCATGAATTTAGGTGTTTTTGCTTAGAATACAGTCTAGAGGAAGAGGTGTATAGTGGGTAAGTAGCAGATAAGATTGTGTTAGACCTTAAGAATTACTAGGAACCAAAATTGAATGTGGCCGTTTTAAGCATGCTGTCACTCTACCTCAAGTTATGGGGCCCTGTGTACACTTGTTTTATCAttcaccttgaggacaaggtgaaTCTTTTTGGGGAGTACTGTTAGACCCTAAGAATGACTAAGAACCAAAGCTGAGTATAATCGTTCTATTTTTTCAAGCAGATACTGTTTTTAATATTAACATTCAGTAGCAGTTAAGTATTTATTTGGGGAGTGTGAATAAAATGAGGAAACCATGGGTTAGATGGGTTATCGTAGAAAATTAGATGAGGTTATttgggagggagagaccaagctcttggattcttggaGGGAGAGAGAACCGAGACTCTCGAATTTCTTGGAAACTCGTTGTAATTACTGTTAAATTTCATTGTTTGGTACCAGTTTCTATCAGATTGTTAGTGCAACCCAAAACTCAACAAGATTTCCCAGTTCCAGTTCTGTCAGTCTTCCTACCCCCTCCCCCTTATATTCCTTTCTATATATTCCCTCCGGCCTTATATATAAGCAAACTAAAAATTTTGGCTTTAAATATAAGCAAACCTAGGTGCATTTAATGCTCTTGTTCCAAATTTATCTTTGCTAGAGGATAAATTAATTGAGGGTATACTAGTAATTGTGACATTTCTCTTATATGAAATCAAGAATATTAAATGCACTTAACTATCCTTCTTAATAAGCGtgagaattgttttttttttcttataaatcagGCCGGAGTAGTATTAGTTTATTTGCTCACCCCAAGCATTAAGCAATAATCTTGTTCTAAAAgaggaaaaaaattaaatataaaatggtGATGCTCATCTACAGCAAATAAACACTCACATTCTATAATATTCTTCCAAGTCATTGCCATCTAACTTCAGCTGATCACCAATATTTCTACTCTTTTCCTGCACGTCTGCCATTTTTGCTGTAAGATCCTTAATATCATTACGTAGCTTTGCTATTTCATTGTTATGCTTCCTTTGTCGTTCAATTTTTTCGCAAAGCTCCTTCTgtcctttttcaattttttttctaatgcGAGACATTTCCTCCTTTAATTTAAGAAGCTCTGGTTGCTGCAAGGACATAAAACCAGAGAATTCATATAAACTACTCAACGCATAACAAATACAATCAACAAAGGGAAACAAAACTAGAAAAAATAGCAAGATTATTTTCGCGCAGTCCAAAATCTATATTTCATTTTTGTATCTGAAGGAGATGGGTACTGTTAACAGTTTGGGAGGGATTCAAATTGTAGTCCTATTGTACCACTCGCACTATAGGGAGATTAACAAAGCCATTTTCTAAACTTGGACACTAAAATTTTTAATCCGGTTTTCTTCATAATTCACATGAAATATGATCAAAAACAACGATGTTTAAAATGCATAGTACCGGGTCAACTTGAAAAGTTCAATGGCTAGAATTGAAAATGAAGTGATCAATTCCCACAACACACCCCAGATGTAGGAAAAACACTCACATTCTTGTCGAGTTTGTTGCCTTTCTCAGTTATTTTCTCCTCATGTAGCACAACTACTTCAAGATGTTTGGCTTGCTCTTCTTTCTTTTTACTGGCTTCTAGTTTAAACGTTTCTGATTCTTCAATAACACCTTCAcgactttttttattaaattcaaGTTCCTCAGTTGTATTAACAAAATCACTTTCTAAATTGAACAACTGCCACAAGAAATgttttttcttcataaatttcTGCAAGGAGAAAAAAAAGTATTTGAGAATTTGACCACAAGCAGTCGAATACAAATTAAGAGATAAATTGAAGAGGAAATAAAAAATGATAGTTGCAGTCATAACTCCTATTACAAATAAGAAGTGGAAAATGCTGTCACGTAAAGTAAATAATAGATCCCACAGAAAATAGTAAAATGAAATAAGACGGGTTTGTATTGAAGATGAACTCTGAGAAGTAATGCTCAATACAAGAAGAACTGAAACAGTAATTGACAACAGATGGAGATAAATCTCTTTACAGAATATAGAAAAGTAAATATGATAATCCTTGATGCAAACCCCGGATGACAAACAGTAAATGGAAGAAACCAAAGCAATAAAGGAAGATGAAGAGTGTATTATTTctgaaaatcaaaggaaaatacAATATAGTGAGATCCTATTGTCCAAGAGGTCTTATTCAGAGAACCAATGGTCTCTGCCTCTTAACAAACTGTATGATTCCAGTTGATACCCTTCTCTCTCCACTCATAATCCTTATAACAGAACTCCCCATACAGAAGTCACTTCATGTTTCCTAGTCTCATTCTCGGCCATGTGGATGTTCCCATTTTGTCCTTCTCTATTTCTCTTAACATAATTTCTCCACAGTATGGGTTTGGGCAACTGATATGCTACTGTCAGTTTGAGCCCGCCTTCCTATAGGGGTCCTATCACTCCTACAATTAGAGTAACAGCTCTAAGATGGGTAACCTCCCCGCAACTCAGCCCCACTAATTCCACTTCATACTCATCCTGCCTCGTTTTTTGTTAATTCATTTTTTAGAAACAATTCTTTCATTCCCTCTCCTTCCTCGTGCGTCCACCTCCTATGATGGAGAGGAGGGGCCTATGAAGCTCCGCCATTCTGGAGTGAGACCGTGGAGGAAGGATGCATAAAACAGTGAGGAAGTTCAGATTCCCACACTTTTTAGGGTTCTCAAAAAGCCTCCATCTTGCGATGCTAGAATGAGCTTCAGACATGAAATGAGTTGCAATTATGGGACACGGTGCGAACTCAGATGCTTCGGTCACACCATTCGTCTATGACGCACCAGGAAACACTGTCAGCAACCCCCTGATCCACCACAATGGCGATGATATTTTCCACTATTAACATTCAGAATTATTTCCCTTTTATGGCATTCATAAGAGCTTTGAAAGCTTTGCAATGAGCTTCGTAAAACCTCTGCTGAAAATGATTCTGTTCAGAGTATTTTATTTACAATTGAGGTCACGTTGATGCTCTTAATGAGTAGGTGAAGTTGTTTCTCCGCAAGAACATTTAGATGTTATTCTTGAGGGTCCACATGAGGAGCATGAATCTATTATCTCTTTGATGAATAGCAGGTTTGAGACGGTTGTGTTAGCACATTCAGAGAAATtacacaaggaagaaaccatgcATCTTCAAATATCAAGTGAATAATAATGACTGCAAGTCTACAAATCTTGACTCCATGAGAGACCCCTCTGCCACTCAGCCAGATTGATGAAGGAAGTTTAATCCTTCCGAGCAAAGAAATCAAAGATAAAGTAGATAAGGAACTACCTGGAAGGATTGTGCGAATATGTGGCATTAGTAATGTACAAACTCCACATATTGTATTGTATGAAGACTATTATGATGATGGCTATTATTATTATCAGCATCAGCATCATCGTAATCACcatcattatttatttataaaagagGTGGTCATAGCCCATAAAAATGTGAATATTTATCAAAAATATGGTAAAAAGAGAAGAATCAAACAAAAACTCAAGGCATAGACAGAACAGATGGAAGGAACTCTATCAAATTTATACAAAGGCCAATCCAACAACACATAACAGCACGACATGCATGAATATATAAACAAACATAAATCAAGAGCAGATACATTTACCAATTTATCTTGCAATCGGATATGTTTCTCTGCCTCTTCCTTTTGTTCTTTCTTCTGCTTCCTCTCCATAACCATTGTCTTTTTCTTCTGATAAACAAGTGCTGATTTCTCCTCAGCATaagctttttgtttttcaaactcGTCATAGTCTCTCTTGAGCTCCGCAGATCCAGATATCTGCTCGATAAGGCCAGTAAGCTCCTTAGGATTTTTGGACGCAATGGATTCCACATCACCCTACAATAACAATTTCAGCAGATGAGCAGATTCAAGAATCAATAAGCAAGCCATTGTACAAGAAATTGAGATTAAAAAAACAAACCTGAAAAACCAAGAAATTGCGATGAATGCCTAGGGATTTTAGTCTAGCATTGTAGACATCCCAAGTAACTACAGTGTCGTCGAGACGGTACTCACTTGCTCCGGCTGAGGTGATAGTTCTGGTGAACCTGATCTCGGATTCATTATCGAGTTGATAAACCATGCGAACGAAGGCTGTTGTTCGTTTCTGCTCTTTATCTGTATCATCGAAGGCATATATGAGATCCTTGAGTTTTGCACCGCGGAGTTGGGCAGTTGTAACACCTAGAACGAAGCTGATTGCGTCCATTAGGTTGGATTTTCCGGCACCGTTAGGACCAATGATTGCAGTGAAGTCAAAGAAGGGGCCGATTCTTTGTAAACCCTTGAAGGATTTGAAATTCTCTATCTCTAGCATGTGGATTTTGCCTCGAGAGAGTAGCGACGGCATGGTTGAAGAAAGCAGTTAGGGTTTGAAAATGAATTGGCGGGAGAGAGTGATACGGTTAGTAGTGGAGCGAAGCAGAATTTTATTTTTGACGTTTTCTATTAAGTGTAATTAAGTGTAATAATTGATCAATGataataattttagaaaaaaaggaTATCCATAAATCAGTGTATTACCTTTAATCTCTattgaaaattattaaaataatgatattttaatatattaatgtgTGTTTAATTTGCAAAATAGTAATTACTTCACATATATGAATTTTAGACCAGAAATAACAATACGTGATAAACGTGTTTAATTATATATAGGCCTTCATTCTCTTCAAGGTCTTTTCTCAATTCTCATCAAGGTCTTATATATAGGTCTTTATTAGGGTTTCTTGTGATGTCTTGGATCATGGATTCAATATGAGAAAATCACACCAAACACATGCATGAATTAGTGTCATATCCTCATTTCTTCTGCTTAACCAACAAGAAATCAACACTACTACAAAAACACATATAATAATGGCCGTGAAACACTTATAATAACAGTTGAACAACCGTTGTTAGTAGGATGTGGTTGTAAATGAGTTATTTACAATCACGATCTATTTCCCGTGGTTTCCCGTGGCAGTAAGCTGTATAGCGCGTTACATACAAccacaattatattaaataattgttGTTGTATGTCGttaagtaaaattaaaaaaaaaaacaacattagaATAACAACAACAGcaagaacaacaaaaacaacaacaaaacaacaacaagaacaacaaaaaccagaagaagaagaagaagaagaagaagaagaagaacaataacaagaagaagaagaacaacaacaacaacaataaaacaataataataacaacaagaacaataataGCATaaataagaacaacaacaactaacattgcTAACTCGAATTCATACTTTTCTTGTATCATTCAAGTTGCAGAAGAGATGATGGAGTTCTAAAATTTGTTAATGAAAGAAATGATGTTTTCGAGTTTTGTTTATGAAAAAAAGATGTTTTTGAGTTTGGTTTAGTGGAGAAATAGAGTGTCGTAAATGAAATGtgacgtttggaggtagaagtcGAAGTTCATCTAAGTTGAAAGTTCGTCTAAGTTTTAGGTTTCATGCGGATCACTAATAATAGTGTCTTAAGCGTTGATAATCACTAAATAGATGGTCAAGATTTGTTTAAGAAAAGTGAATAAACTCAATAAGCGCGCTACATACAACATCGATTGTATTtaataactattgttgtatgtcttttaataaaatatagaaaatacaGCAGTAGAACAACAACAGCAAGATTCGAAGTCATGACAATGCTCTACATAGAACAACGGTTGTATTAAACAACCGTTGTTGTATGtcttttgataaaatataaaaaaatgcagcatcagaacaacaacaataataatattcgAACTCATGACCATACGCCACTTTCACCACGGTTGGGAGTTCCAACCGCGGTGAAAAGTGggcttaaaaataaaaataaaagaaaagcgttTAATTGAATAGATTCTACAACAATGGATCCTTTGGCCGTGgtgaaataaaatttggtggcgttACGAAAGAAATTTTTTGTAGTAATGTTGATACAAGGGAACATTAGTGAGGGACAAGGCGTCTTGTGACAGACTGTCACAGTAGGGCGCAGGCGACGCTGCACAGTATACAGATTACTGTTGTACTATCTTTTGTCTTCTAGTGCCTCCAAGCTTTATCCAATTTATTCAAATGGATTTCCTTCTAAGCAcatcgaagaatctctcaaatgcaaCCATTTTTCAACGTTTGCCCTAGAAATCAAGCTGACTTCgtcatttttttctattttagcaAAGTCCAGCATTTATTTAAGTTTGCGCTCACAGGTATTGACCACTGCTGTCTTGCTTCGACTCGATAAATTTAGCCTTAAATCCAGCacaaaacacattaaaacaacAACAAATGTACACCTATTGTGTTCCAAACAAATTACTATAAAACAACTAGAATGTAATTAAACAATAACTAAAAAGCAAATTAACTATAAATTAAAAAGAAGATTAAGGTATGTATTAACTCATAAAATATGGATTAAATTGTTTTCGAGAGGAGAGTAAAGAAGGTTTCACATGATAAAATTTATATCTATTGGATAAGCTGATGGCATGTGAATATTCATTGCATTGAATACAGTGAGAAAGTTCTACTATGTTTCACAAGGAAATATAAACCTTTATTACATTGCAAATTGATTTGTTgggaaaaaaaatacaatattttaaTGTTTAGATCTTCTTTTCTAGTTTAAATTGAAACTCGTGAAGAATCCATGAAAATTCTCAATCAAGAACAGGATTTTAAAAAACGATTGCGTCATGGTTGTGTAAAGGTTTTTATGATTCCGGTCGGTATAGATGCCACAGCACTAATTGTGGTCGTCGTGGTGTGAATTAACTACAAATTTGTTCTTTAATATAGAAAATGGTGATATTGGTATCGTCATATATCAAAACCGTTTTGTCGTAGCCGTTTTTACAATCGCGAACCTTTTTTTAAAACCCTGGTCATGAATTCATGATATCGTAAGTCTATTAAATATATTTCTTAATtacatatcatatatttattttaaaaaaacaagctCACGTCATTGCGAACAAAATTGGAGATTAGACAATTTCGAACTAGTTTACAAAGAAAAGTTCAGTACCAAAAAATCATTTGGAAATCATTGGTTTCAATTCGGTTCAGTTAGAGTTGATGTCAAACTATAATATTAGTTCAGTTCACTTCGAATCACTAACATTTCCGTTCAGTTTTTTCATACCATAAACACAGTTCAATCATACCGTAAAAAAAGAGACTAAAAGAACAATCCCAACCTGTGTTTgaaaacaataaaagaaatgtatccaaattaaagaaaaagaagaatgaaGCATAAGATTTACTCTTAAAATTTTCATTGTATGATAAATACACAAGTATATGTATATAATATACAGAGATAGTCATAAAACCATGATGACGGTAGCTAATAGTGGATTAATGGACAATCAATCACAATTTAGGTTGATTTACATAAATATTAAGTCTGGAATTTAAGCA contains:
- the LOC131605354 gene encoding structural maintenance of chromosomes protein 1-like; translation: MPSLLSRGKIHMLEIENFKSFKGLQRIGPFFDFTAIIGPNGAGKSNLMDAISFVLGVTTAQLRGAKLKDLIYAFDDTDKEQKRTTAFVRMVYQLDNESEIRFTRTITSAGASEYRLDDTVVTWDVYNARLKSLGIHRNFLVFQGDVESIASKNPKELTGLIEQISGSAELKRDYDEFEKQKAYAEEKSALVYQKKKTMVMERKQKKEQKEEAEKHIRLQDKLKFMKKKHFLWQLFNLESDFVNTTEELEFNKKSREGVIEESETFKLEASKKKEEQAKHLEVVVLHEEKITEKGNKLDKNQPELLKLKEEMSRIRKKIEKGQKELCEKIERQRKHNNEIAKLRNDIKDLTAKMADVQEKSRNIGDQLKLDGNDLEEYYRM